One Ignavibacteria bacterium genomic window carries:
- a CDS encoding flavodoxin family protein: MGKLLVLYDSATGNTKKMAEYVAEGARQNQHHEVRLKSVDEAKAEDVLWCDGIAVGTPTRLGLISWKMKRFWDEIEEELWGKIDGKIGCSFSSSGGWGGGNEISCLSALVMLINYGFLVFGVTDYVEDKFTLHYGAVSAGAPLMDKEIKACRRLGERLSQWVEIHTQKETLSAMAEEDY; the protein is encoded by the coding sequence ATGGGAAAATTATTGGTCCTTTACGACTCTGCAACAGGCAATACTAAAAAAATGGCCGAGTATGTTGCTGAAGGGGCAAGACAGAATCAGCATCACGAAGTACGCCTGAAATCTGTTGACGAAGCCAAAGCTGAAGACGTCCTCTGGTGCGACGGCATTGCCGTTGGCACTCCCACCCGTCTGGGACTCATATCCTGGAAGATGAAACGCTTCTGGGATGAAATTGAGGAAGAACTCTGGGGAAAAATTGACGGCAAGATCGGCTGCTCTTTCTCATCCTCGGGAGGCTGGGGCGGAGGAAATGAAATCAGCTGCCTCTCGGCTCTCGTCATGTTAATAAATTACGGTTTCCTGGTCTTCGGTGTTACGGATTATGTCGAGGATAAGTTTACCCTCCATTATGGCGCCGTATCGGCCGGAGCACCCCTGATGGATAAAGAAATAAAAGCCTGCAGAAGGCTTGGCGAGAGGCTTTCCCAATGGGTTGAAATCCACACCCAGAAAGAAACCCTTTCCGCAATGGCAGAGGAAGATTATTAA
- a CDS encoding ABC transporter substrate-binding protein, with the protein MKKYFILFIFTAAAALSSLSCGSRSKDDGKVVITFWHSFVSNTIPALNELIDRFEREHPDIKIRAQYVPSGDPLIQKLVTAIQSRTAPDIAWIHSDYMDKLVEADALYPMNHFIKGPDGLTDEEMNDIFPPLLQAAKWRDTLYALPMECTTLALFYNKALFKQAGLDPNHPPKDWTELREYAKKLTVDKNHDGITDQYGFYVPVFPASGPLSIWMILQWEPYLWQAGGRVINPEQTKVEFNSEAGVKALSLWKDLYQGLDLTKCTMTHNLGFASGSLAMIMDGPWDLPEFRKMNNKDWSVASLPAGPVKRATYLAGEHLAIFKQSAHPKEAWTFLKWVIQPEVQAMFSEKSGYLPVRRSTLDLKAYKEFLSKDPAMKAFVEQIPIGQARGVIDYHRVEINQIIAQAVENCIIGKTDIKSALDLAAQKSDRLLRAAN; encoded by the coding sequence ATGAAAAAATATTTCATACTGTTCATTTTTACAGCCGCGGCAGCGCTTTCTTCTCTAAGCTGCGGGAGCAGGAGTAAGGACGATGGCAAAGTCGTAATTACTTTCTGGCACAGTTTTGTCTCCAACACCATTCCGGCCTTAAATGAGCTGATCGACAGGTTCGAACGTGAGCACCCGGATATTAAAATAAGGGCTCAGTACGTCCCGAGCGGCGACCCCCTGATACAAAAACTTGTTACCGCAATTCAAAGCCGCACGGCGCCTGACATCGCATGGATTCATTCGGACTATATGGATAAGCTTGTTGAGGCTGACGCGCTGTACCCGATGAACCATTTTATTAAGGGCCCTGACGGACTTACAGACGAGGAGATGAACGACATCTTCCCCCCGCTGCTCCAGGCGGCAAAGTGGCGCGATACACTCTACGCCCTTCCCATGGAATGCACTACCCTGGCTCTTTTTTACAACAAGGCGCTTTTTAAGCAGGCGGGGCTCGATCCAAACCATCCGCCTAAGGACTGGACGGAACTTCGCGAATACGCAAAAAAACTTACTGTGGATAAAAACCACGACGGCATAACCGACCAGTACGGGTTTTATGTCCCTGTTTTTCCGGCCTCCGGACCCTTAAGCATATGGATGATACTTCAATGGGAACCGTACCTCTGGCAGGCGGGAGGAAGGGTGATAAACCCCGAACAGACAAAAGTTGAATTTAACAGTGAGGCCGGCGTAAAGGCGCTCTCACTCTGGAAGGACCTTTATCAGGGGCTCGATCTTACAAAATGCACTATGACGCACAACCTGGGCTTTGCCTCGGGAAGCCTGGCAATGATTATGGATGGGCCGTGGGATCTGCCCGAGTTCCGCAAGATGAATAATAAGGACTGGTCTGTTGCGTCTCTTCCTGCGGGTCCGGTTAAAAGGGCAACATACCTTGCAGGCGAGCACCTGGCAATCTTTAAGCAGAGCGCGCATCCGAAGGAAGCGTGGACATTCTTAAAGTGGGTCATTCAGCCTGAGGTTCAGGCAATGTTCTCTGAAAAGTCCGGATACCTTCCTGTAAGGCGTTCAACGCTGGATCTGAAAGCATATAAAGAATTTCTTTCTAAAGATCCTGCCATGAAGGCTTTCGTTGAACAGATACCTATAGGTCAGGCCAGGGGCGTAATTGATTACCACCGCGTGGAAATTAACCAGATTATTGCCCAGGCCGTGGAAAACTGCATAATAGGAAAAACAGACATAAAATCTGCTCTGGACCTGGCGGCGCAAAAGTCCGACAGGTTGCTGAGGGCAGCAAATTAA
- a CDS encoding aldo/keto reductase yields the protein MNYRMLGNSGLEVSEICFGVMTFTGEDGWTHVGRLDQHDADELTGAALEHGVNFFDTADNYSSGRSEEMLGRALGPRRRDAVIATKCGFRLFEGPNGTGLSRRRIIEACDESLRRLNTDYIDLYQAHSFDFMVPLEETLSAFETLVRQGKVRYIGCSNFMAWQLVKALSIQEKRGYEKFITLQAYYSLVGRDLELEIVPACLEEKIGITVWGPLHGGILTGKYRQGREWPKDTRIKEPGSHLPYDTKKGEKILRRLEEIASKRNVSISQVSLNYLLRKPGVSSVIIGARNKEQLLDNIKTSDWELTEDEMHALDEVSSPGKIYPHWYFDIYRKDRNYKSNF from the coding sequence ATGAATTACAGAATGCTTGGAAACTCGGGACTTGAGGTCTCGGAAATTTGTTTCGGCGTAATGACATTTACGGGCGAGGACGGCTGGACGCACGTAGGCCGCCTTGACCAGCACGACGCCGATGAACTGACCGGTGCGGCGCTGGAGCACGGAGTAAACTTCTTCGACACGGCGGATAACTACTCCTCCGGAAGGTCCGAAGAAATGCTCGGGCGCGCTTTGGGCCCAAGGCGCAGAGATGCCGTAATTGCAACCAAATGCGGCTTCAGGCTCTTTGAAGGCCCGAACGGAACGGGACTTTCACGCAGAAGAATAATTGAAGCCTGCGATGAAAGTTTAAGACGCCTCAATACCGATTATATCGATCTTTACCAGGCGCATTCATTTGATTTCATGGTCCCTCTCGAGGAGACACTTTCGGCTTTTGAAACTCTTGTCCGCCAGGGCAAGGTGCGCTACATAGGCTGCTCTAATTTCATGGCATGGCAGCTTGTTAAAGCCTTGAGCATCCAGGAGAAAAGAGGCTATGAAAAGTTCATTACACTCCAGGCATATTACTCCCTCGTCGGGCGCGACCTCGAGTTGGAAATTGTGCCGGCATGCCTGGAAGAAAAAATTGGAATAACGGTCTGGGGACCCCTCCACGGAGGCATTCTGACGGGCAAATACCGCCAGGGGCGCGAGTGGCCTAAGGATACAAGAATCAAGGAGCCCGGAAGCCATCTTCCATACGACACAAAAAAAGGGGAAAAAATACTCCGGAGGCTGGAGGAAATTGCCTCCAAAAGAAATGTTTCCATAAGCCAGGTCTCTCTTAACTACCTTTTAAGAAAACCCGGCGTAAGCTCGGTTATAATCGGCGCAAGAAACAAAGAACAGCTTTTGGATAACATAAAAACGAGTGACTGGGAGCTTACAGAAGACGAGATGCACGCGCTTGATGAAGTAAGCAGCCCGGGGAAAATATATCCCCACTGGTACTTTGATATCTACAGGAAAGACAGGAACTATAAATCTAATTTCTAA
- a CDS encoding cobalamin-binding protein: MGILEEISNCIIKGHANQQSPYPPEMQGQEGVSELVQKALDEDIEVGLILKEGLIQGMDEIGKKFSAGECFVPEMLVSAQAMKLGMKVLEPYLKGDETRKIGTVIIGTVKGDMHDIGKNLVGMILEGGGFEVIDLGINTPVEKFVQKAKEHPKAVIGMSALLTTTIGNMKLVVEALRSEGLSNKVIIGGAAVSRKFMEEIKADAYSRDAAKAVSIVKELLGVQAP, encoded by the coding sequence ATGGGTATACTTGAAGAGATCAGTAACTGTATAATTAAAGGTCATGCAAACCAGCAGTCCCCTTATCCCCCAGAAATGCAGGGGCAAGAGGGTGTAAGTGAACTCGTGCAAAAAGCTCTGGATGAAGATATCGAAGTCGGCCTTATCCTTAAAGAAGGCCTCATTCAGGGCATGGATGAAATAGGAAAGAAATTTTCTGCAGGTGAATGCTTCGTGCCCGAAATGCTCGTCTCTGCCCAGGCGATGAAGCTGGGAATGAAAGTCCTTGAACCGTACCTTAAAGGTGATGAAACCAGGAAAATCGGCACCGTAATAATAGGCACGGTTAAAGGCGATATGCACGACATCGGGAAAAATCTTGTCGGAATGATTTTAGAAGGCGGCGGCTTCGAGGTAATTGACCTCGGCATAAATACGCCTGTGGAAAAATTTGTCCAGAAGGCAAAGGAACATCCAAAGGCTGTAATCGGCATGTCGGCGCTTCTTACTACTACCATCGGCAATATGAAGCTCGTTGTGGAAGCGCTGCGCTCGGAAGGGCTAAGTAACAAAGTAATTATCGGAGGGGCGGCTGTAAGCCGGAAGTTTATGGAAGAGATCAAAGCAGACGCTTATTCAAGGGATGCGGCTAAGGCCGTATCGATAGTAAAAGAGCTTCTGGGTGTACAGGCCCCCTAA